Genomic segment of Synechococcus sp. A15-28:
ATCCACCACCTGAACCCGCAGCTCGGGATCGCGCACCGTGCGCACTTCCACGCTCATGCCGAAACGGTCGAGCAGCTGCGGGCGTAGTTCGCCTTCCTCAGGGTTGCCGGAGCCGATCAGCACGAATCGTGCTGGATGGCGCACGGAGACGCCCTCCCGTTCCACGGTGTTCCAGCCGGAGGCGGCGGAATCAAGAAGAACATCGACGAGGTGGTCGTCGAGCAGGTTCACCTCATCCACGTAGAGCAGCCCGCGGTTGGCCTTGGCCAGCAGACCGGGCTCGAAAGCTCGCACGCCTTCGCTCAGGGCCTTTTCGATGTCGATGGTGCCGCAGAGGCGATCCTCCGTGGCTCCCAGTGGGAGATCCACCATGGGCACCTGGCGGGGCTCTGTGGTGATGGACTCCCCCCGTTCCATCCGTTCTCTCAACTCGCTGCTCTGCAGATCGGGATCCGTGGACGAACTGTTGTAAGGGTCACCTGTCACCACATCGATGTCCGGCAGCAAATCCGCCAGCGCTCTGATGGTGGTGGATTTCCCTGTCCCCCTGTCACCCATGATCATCACGCCGCCGATGCGGGGATCGATCACATTGAGCAGAAGCGCGAGCTTCATCTCCTCCTGACCGATCACAGCGGTAAACGGAAAAACCCTGCGCTTCCGGGGTGCTGTCACGGCCGAATCACCTGTTGTGATCAGGATTGTTTCACAGGCCGAACGGTGAGCACCTGCGGAGGGGTGGCATCGGCCGGGTAGATCAGTCGAATCCGTACATCTCGCGCTTCGCCAGGTTTGAGCGTGACCTGACCGAGGGATGCTCCCTCCTGTCCCTGGCGAAGCACCAGATGCACGGTCTGGCGTCCGTAGGGGCTGCCATCGGCGTCATCAAGGCCAACCACCTCAACCGGTCCACGGAACATCACGGGCCCCGAAAGGCTGCTGCGGAACCGCAGGGCATCGGAGGCTTGATCCGTTTTCAAGGG
This window contains:
- the bchI gene encoding magnesium chelatase ATPase subunit I, yielding MTAPRKRRVFPFTAVIGQEEMKLALLLNVIDPRIGGVMIMGDRGTGKSTTIRALADLLPDIDVVTGDPYNSSSTDPDLQSSELRERMERGESITTEPRQVPMVDLPLGATEDRLCGTIDIEKALSEGVRAFEPGLLAKANRGLLYVDEVNLLDDHLVDVLLDSAASGWNTVEREGVSVRHPARFVLIGSGNPEEGELRPQLLDRFGMSVEVRTVRDPELRVQVVDQRTAFDSDPDGFSTAVEASQNALQQRVVEAQQRLSAVTIDDDLRLRVSAVCGELDVDGLRGDIVTNRAARALAAFEGRTEVSEEDVARVASCCLRHRLRKDPLEQVDSGDRVVKVFCKVFERSESSDRADFELALAA